Below is a genomic region from Onychostoma macrolepis isolate SWU-2019 chromosome 15, ASM1243209v1, whole genome shotgun sequence.
GCAGAGTGCTTTGTGGAGAGGGTAAGCACATGACTtagtaaaatatacatttttttcctgTTCCTTCCACACAATGCACATATCTTAAGACAAGGAGTTTGTGTTTTAATGCACGTCATTCTAGAAGTGTTGGCTAAGGAAAATCCAGTTTTGTTCATTTGTAATCTTGGGGCCCTCACTTGGCAATATGGCAGAAGCACACAGATATGTTAGGGCCAGAAAAACAGATGGACTCTGTGAAACGAAACCTAAACATATCAGCAAACAGTGTTGAACTTTTAACACATGCACACGTCACCTAAGTGCATTTGCAGACACGTTTGCCGTTCTTGTCTCCACACCACAATGACACAACAATGAGCAGACCAGGCTGGGATGGGAACCAGACAAGGACATCATTGTTTGGAGTGCTAGAGAGGTCGAATGTGCTCATGGCTCTTTCTGCAAAGATTTGTTTCATGGTTTGGAAGAAGGAAATCATTCTTTACCTTTAATCGCCTGAGGCTGTGTCTCCATCTCAAGCACCGAGACCCAATGTTTACCTCCTACTGAAACGGCCACTGTTAGGATCAATTAGCGCTGGCCTAGGAAGCAGAGAGTACATTCGATTAAGCCATTACCGGTGGGTTATTTTGAGGGTTTAGCTCAATTGTACCTTCTCTAATGTTGCAGAGTCTCAAAGTCaagtttttttccccataaTCTCTGCAacatcaaaaaaattaaaacttgttCCAAATCAAGCAGTGCCTCTAGACTAGATATCAGGCTCCAAATAGAGCACAACGTATTAGatgtgtttacatgctcatACAGATGTAGTTCAGTGACTGTAACTCTGCATCTGCTGAGCTGCCCATATCTGGTCAGATCTGGGTATACTGGCCATTGCCAAAGCAGATGATGGGGTTCACTTGATtggtttgttttggtactgTTTCTGTTTTTGGTACACAAACATTTAGTGGAAAATTCTCCCACATACTGCCAAGTGAATGCCAGTCTAGATTGTGCCATTTTTATTCGTCTGTTATATTTGTGTCTGGTTTCATAACTCTGAACTCTGTATATTTTTGATGCCCATAGTTAGTAGTGCACTTTTGTTCATAGTTGATAATTGCAAGCATTATCTTTGAAGTCAATATTGTAACaataatttatgatttttttttttttttttagagtgaagCTTTTGACATTTACACCATATATTGCATGAATTACCCCAAGTAAGTGAAGAATATTTCTATTCCTCTGATATGATTATTAAAGTAgcctaccattcaaaagtttgggttggttagatttttgtgtgtgttgaataaataaatacttttattcaaaaaggtttcaacaaaaatgatagtaaagacatttacaatgtatttcTGAAAACGAAATCTATCatagttttcaacattgattcaaGTAAGAAATAGTTCCtgggcaccaaatcagcatattagaatgatttctgaaggatcatgggacactgaagactggaataatgaagctgaaaattcagcttttccatgacaggaataaatgacattttgaaatatattcaaatacaaatgcaacaatatttcacaggtattactgtttttacttaattttaatcaaataaatacaagcttgttgagcataagagacacaaaacaaatgaataaatgtatatttaaaaaaaacctgtaattataacattttgaacTGCCGAAATAGTTACAAACCCTAATTGCCCCGCATGTATCCCTGAAAGCTCTTTTACAAACCTTAATTTCCCCGCATGTATCCCTGAAAGCTCTGTTGCATAATGATAAAAGTATGTGgcatttttgtggaaagcatAATTAGAATCATGTGATGTAGATGTCAACCACAGTGATGTATAGTCatgtaagatatttttgatgaatgtCATGTGGTTTTAATTAGTCAGTGTTAGCTATATGTCTAGTAGAAAAATTAGACATATCAGAGGCAAACATGCTTGGGTGATGACTACTTGGAAATAGTTTTCAGCCCCTCTCTTAGTATTCCCATGGGCCTCTggtacagcagcagcagcagatgtTCTGCTAGAAAAGATTCTGATCCACCTTTAGAGAATTATTAATGCAAATAACTGCAGTCACTCAGATTCTGAAAAGTACTCATTATATATGCATCTAATAgtggtgggggaaaaaaataaaacgctgtttgaaaatgaaagaaataggAGGTTACACAAAAACAGTTGTATTTGATATTCAGAGACTGTATTTGAGAAGTCCGAGCATTTTGTAAGTACATTTGTAGGTTTACACAGCCATCAGCTGAATGCATTACTGCAGGCCTTAGGATAAGATAAAGTGCTGTCAGGCAAAGCTGCCAAACTGATGAGTCTCCCAGTAGACCACCCTGCTTAAATGTCTTCCTCCCTGTTTCCGTCCAGCTCAGTAACGGTCCTGCGGGACTGCATGAAGAACGAGAGCCTGGTGCGCTTCTTCCAGGAAAGGCAGGCCACTCTGTGTCACTCATTGCCTCTGGAGACTTACCTGCTGAAACCGGTGCAAAGGATTCTTAAATACCACCTCCTGCTGCAGGTCAGTGGAGTGCAATGCTTTAAATCCGatcctgtttttcttttcttttctttttcaaaatgatatgttTTTTGCTGGAAGATGGTGTAGCTATGGCATCTGCTAGCAGGGGCAAATGGGGCCATGCTAGTAAACTTTAAAACAGACGTGTAACACTTGTCAGACTGTACAGCTGATCTGTTGTCTCCCCCTTGTGGTAGGAACTATCCAAACACTTTGATAAAAGTGATCCTGGGTATGAAGTGGTGGAAGATGCCATTATAACAATGACAGCAGTTGCCTGGTACATCAATGACATGAAGAGGAAACAGGAACATGCAGTCAGACTGCAGGTAATCCCAGCCATCAAATGCTCCCTATGACTTTTCACGGAATCAAATATTCAGTAACTCTGCAATTCATTTTTTGCAAATGCAAATGTTACTTCTTTTTATAGGAGATTGAGAGCTTGTTGCTGAACTGGACTGGGCCTGATCTCAGTGGTTTTGGAGAGCTGGTACTTGAAGGCTCCTTCCGGGTTCAGCGTGTGAAAAAGGAAAGAGCATTCTTTCTTTTTGACAAAATGCTTCTCATTGCCAAGAAGAGGCTGGatcattttatatacagcaCTCACATCTTTGTAAGTCATCATCATTTGTGATCAGATTTCAGTTCTAAATCTACTATATATCTGCAGTAGGAGTGTAGAATTTTACTTAAAGCATGTATGATATGCAAAACTcatgtttttctctttctccctctcatCATTCAAGTGCTGTAATCTGCTCTTAGTGGAAAACATGAAGGATCCCCTCTGTTTTAAAGTGTCCGACCAAACAATCCCAAAACAGCAACACATTGTTcaggtaaaatatttaaaatgcaaatcagaCGGATAACTTCATTACTGGAACATTTTGTGATAGTAATCAAAATGATAGTAATGAAAAGCTAAAAACCTTACTATACTTCTCTGTAGGCTAAAAACCAGGAGGAGAAGCGGCTGTGGCTACATTACCTCAAAAGGATGATAGTGGAAAACCATCCTGCATCCTTACCCCAAAAAGTAAGAGTTTTTTATGTGTCAAACTATGTATCATTGTATCAaggataatgtacagtcagaATTGACAAACGTTTTGAATTTGGTTAGTTCAGTTATACATGGTTTACAGATGGACACCAGAGCGCTAAATATCTATTTATAACATGTTTTCCAGGCAAGACAGGTTCTTGGTGACAACTTCTGTCAGTGTAAGTATTCTTTGCATTCTTGTCATTTTCAACTGTCGCTTGCGGAAATGAGTGTGACTGGCTGTGGATATTCATGTTTTGTACCATACTTAGCCCCACAGTTTGATCAGGATCCAATAAGAAAACCAATGCCTTCTCCACGACTGGATGATATTCATAACTACCACAGAGGAAGAAGGCAATCAGGTTTGGCATGTAGTGTTCATTAGAATACCTTAAAATACCAAGCCACGCTATTTCAAATACTCATAAAAGTGAACTTCATAATTCTTGACAGAGCCACCAGAGTTCATCTACACCCCTGAGAAAGCCAAGAAAAGCCTTCCACTCCTCCTCGAGGGTAACCTGCCATACAAGCGTGGGAGGAGACAATCtggtgaatatatttttaaaggcatAAAATTACGTTCTAAAAGTATTTTGAGTTATATACATTAGTGTTAAGTTATATTGATGCTGgcatcaaattaaaattattgtaCTTTTGCACTCTGACAAATATGGCATATAAAGTTTGTAAAGTTTAAAGTCTAAAATCTAATCTTGATATGCCTCAAGCACCTGCCAAAGATATTGAAGCTGTGTTCCAGCAAAGTGGTGAGTGTAGACTTTAGTTCTTTCACGTTATCTTGTTGTTCTTTGATCATTGATACTTTGAAAGTGAATGTGAAAAGTAAACATAATATGAAAAGAGATAtagattttaaaagtaaaaaagtaaactCATTTTTGTGTCTATTTTTCTCCTTCTGATCTGCCATGGCCTCGCTGCTCATGGAATCCAGGTTGTTTAAAGGTATGAGAGAATTTcattttcttccatttaaatattacatatcgTACAATCTCAATTATGTCATTTTTGCAACATAATGCATAATGCAATAGGTTTTCTTCATACTTTTGGTATCACAGCTGTGATAAAatgtttatcattattaaaatttttgtatATCTATGCTTCTGTCTATTTAATGGGTTTTCAGGCTGGCAGTGAAGGGGAGTTGTGCCCACAGGCTGATAGCATGGGCTCATCAGGCAGTACCAGCACTCTAGCATCCTCTGTCATTGAAGTTGAATCTGGCCGTGATGATCTGGCTTTATGTCAGGATGAGGATGACATGACCCCACTCCCTCCACCACCAACACTGTCCATTACTGAGGAAATCATGCAGTTCATTAACGAGAGCCGTGCTCGACAAGGCATGGCAGAGTTAACATCTGAAGTGGTACATATAGCACATTTTGACACCTAAAACAATATGCCAAGACAGTAATTGCTGTAGTAACTCAACACAATGCTTCATTGCTGTTGGTATACACATTGACATTAGTGACTTTGTAGTAATAATGCTGTTAATTTGTTAATGTAAGATTCTAGTTATAAGAAAATGgcattttactcatttattcgTTTTCCACTGTGCCAGTTGACTCCAGAGTCCCCGGAAGTCCAGCCATCAGAGCCACAACAGTTAGATGAATCCAAACCACTAATAGCTGAGGTGGATGAAAATAAACCTCAGACCAACGATACCGAAAGATCAGAACCAGAAGAAACACTGGTAGATGTCTCAGACAAAGATGAGGACAGCCATCCATCCTGTGAAGCAA
It encodes:
- the LOC131520469 gene encoding pleckstrin homology domain-containing family G member 2-like isoform X1 codes for the protein MPEGAGRDSQKKNSNQAAKRPSSVSSLSGIVSRMASSGGASRGSCTSVNTVCSDSDRGASLSSSASSASLQDGHSSSSSSSLPYGAVPAYPGSQRNGSDISLDLTPLSLLTGAGPLAASTTPLPKLTRLERVALEIVETEQAYVRDLKSIVEDYLGCIIDCGDLPLKPEEVSTLFCNIEDIYEFNSELLEDLERSPHAAAIAECFVERSEAFDIYTIYCMNYPNSVTVLRDCMKNESLVRFFQERQATLCHSLPLETYLLKPVQRILKYHLLLQELSKHFDKSDPGYEVVEDAIITMTAVAWYINDMKRKQEHAVRLQEIESLLLNWTGPDLSGFGELVLEGSFRVQRVKKERAFFLFDKMLLIAKKRLDHFIYSTHIFCCNLLLVENMKDPLCFKVSDQTIPKQQHIVQAKNQEEKRLWLHYLKRMIVENHPASLPQKARQVLGDNFCQSPQFDQDPIRKPMPSPRLDDIHNYHRGRRQSEPPEFIYTPEKAKKSLPLLLEGNLPYKRGRRQSGEYIFKGIKLRSKSILSYIH
- the LOC131520469 gene encoding pleckstrin homology domain-containing family G member 2-like isoform X2, whose amino-acid sequence is MPEGAGRDSQKKNSNQAAKRPSSVSSLSGIVSRMASSGGASRGSCTSVNTVCSDSDRGASLSSSASSASLQDGHSSSSSSSLPYGAVPAYPGSQRNGSDISLDLTPLSLLTGAGPLAASTTPLPKLTRLERVALEIVETEQAYVRDLKSIVEDYLGCIIDCGDLPLKPEEVSTLFCNIEDIYEFNSELLEDLERSPHAAAIAECFVERSEAFDIYTIYCMNYPNSVTVLRDCMKNESLVRFFQERQATLCHSLPLETYLLKPVQRILKYHLLLQELSKHFDKSDPGYEVVEDAIITMTAVAWYINDMKRKQEHAVRLQEIESLLLNWTGPDLSGFGELVLEGSFRVQRVKKERAFFLFDKMLLIAKKRLDHFIYSTHIFCCNLLLVENMKDPLCFKVSDQTIPKQQHIVQAKNQEEKRLWLHYLKRMIVENHPASLPQKARQVLGDNFCQSPQFDQDPIRKPMPSPRLDDIHNYHRGRRQSEPPEFIYTPEKAKKSLPLLLEGNLPYKRGRRQSAPAKDIEAVFQQSGECRL
- the LOC131520469 gene encoding pleckstrin homology domain-containing family G member 2-like isoform X3 encodes the protein MASSGGASRGSCTSVNTVCSDSDRGASLSSSASSASLQDGHSSSSSSSLPYGAVPAYPGSQRNGSDISLDLTPLSLLTGAGPLAASTTPLPKLTRLERVALEIVETEQAYVRDLKSIVEDYLGCIIDCGDLPLKPEEVSTLFCNIEDIYEFNSELLEDLERSPHAAAIAECFVERSEAFDIYTIYCMNYPNSVTVLRDCMKNESLVRFFQERQATLCHSLPLETYLLKPVQRILKYHLLLQELSKHFDKSDPGYEVVEDAIITMTAVAWYINDMKRKQEHAVRLQEIESLLLNWTGPDLSGFGELVLEGSFRVQRVKKERAFFLFDKMLLIAKKRLDHFIYSTHIFCCNLLLVENMKDPLCFKVSDQTIPKQQHIVQAKNQEEKRLWLHYLKRMIVENHPASLPQKARQVLGDNFCQSPQFDQDPIRKPMPSPRLDDIHNYHRGRRQSEPPEFIYTPEKAKKSLPLLLEGNLPYKRGRRQSGEYIFKGIKLRSKSILSYIH